One Cololabis saira isolate AMF1-May2022 chromosome 12, fColSai1.1, whole genome shotgun sequence DNA window includes the following coding sequences:
- the LOC133456665 gene encoding teashirt homolog 2 yields the protein MPRRKQEAPRRAAVYMPEEDADLQASIAEDDGENDTQTEGECSEKTSPKVSEDRELDNKSANTYSNQNSPVSVLSNQEAELESRLSDSSDRLSDFKTSSLPESQKEEEACNLKHKEEMGNSLEKMRAAYANFLSDSYWTGMGIDLKIGKNTSKVNCDSTNGSTKSEFDWHQDALSKTLQQTLSPKPASKPNLFSSVHLYRQTSKPCGSVFTGASRFRCKDCSAAYDTLVELTVHMNKSGHYQDNNHGKQSNSSGSSSKSRKRNLHDLEGKEDAQKVLKCMFCGHSFDSLQDLSVHMIKTKHYQKVPLKEPIPVLTPKLLPPAKKRAFEATRPCSPDSTTGVSGYTEAQRAAAISNANSNRYGYQNGASYTWQFETCKSQILKCMECGSSHDTLQQLTTHMMVTGHFIKVTNSASKKGKQLALDPLAVEKIQGLAEPAANDTEGEKVSPKNHSPGSSDKDSQGEGASDKTEEIETKDDKPETEDQKAGDGDFKYPYLREEDLEQDAGGGGDILKSLANTVASAINKAQTGTPSWSAYPSIHAAYQLSGIIKSTPLSASPPAQLKQAFNHKLRPIAPKAKLYPGAVGVETPQGHQNVDIKKEKVGISEGKESQNIKFDLVENDDSDCQDDSSSSSKLDADCVNEGSEVIKGKLSPYFSDRGKTPSPTASNGRSSTSEPLSDTPDILGINPLSALQSVLNNHLGKANKPNNSRLDKTSTHTQSVFAEINRSSDKPALMLGSPLRNRPDNSFLFVNDDQPIDLTKSKNSKTSSLLLQPSTPLPQKYALSDIADMVKVLPKATTPKPSMPSRIPTMKLESDVRRFEDVSADVYSVHKRKGRQSNWNPRHLLILQAQFASSLFQTSEGKYLLSDLGPQERMHISKFTGLSMTTISHWLANVKYQLRKTGGTKFLKNMDTGHPVFYCNDCASQFRSPPSFISHLESHLGFQIKDMCNMPVEHQTKIEEPELSKALSVRATEALVAEEDIDSKFRCKLCCRTFASNHAVKLHLSKTHSKSPDNHSQYVEMDKE from the coding sequence TGTACATGCCTGAGGAAGATGCTGATCTCCAGGCTTCCATTGCTGAAGACGATGGAGAGAATGACACTCAAACCGAGGGAGAATGCTCAGAGAAGACCAGCCCTAAAGTGTCAGAGGACCGAGAGCTGGATAACAAGAGCGCCAACACCTACAGCAACCAGAACTCTCCCGTTAGCGTCCTGTCTAATCAGGAGGCAGAGCTGGAATCACGCCTTAGTGACAGCAGTGACAGACTCTCAGACTTCAAAACCTCATCACTACCTGAGAGCCAGAAGGAGGAAGAGGCTTGcaacttaaaacacaaagaggAAATGGGCAACAGCTTGGAGAAGATGAGGGCAGCCTATGCAAACTTTCTCTCAGATTCCTACTGGACGGGGATGGGAATTGACTTGAAAATTggtaaaaacaccagcaaagtCAACTGCGACAGCACCAATGGAAGCACCAAGAGCGAGTTTGACTGGCACCAGGATGCGCTCTCTAAGACCTTGCAGCAAACGCTCTCCCCAAAACCTGCGTCCAAACCCAACCTCTTCAGCTCCGTCCACCTGTACAGGCAAACCAGCAAACCCTGCGGCTCGGTCTTCACGGGAGCCAGCCGATTCCGCTGTAAGGATTGCAGCGCGGCGTACGACACACTCGTTGAGCTCACTGTCCACATGAACAAAAGTGGACACTACCAAGACAACAACCATGGCAAACAGAGTAACTCTTCTGGCTCATCCTCTAAATCTAGGAAACGGAATTTACATGATCTTGAAGGAAAAGAGGATGCCCAGAAAGTTTTGAAATGCATGTTCTGTGGCCATTCTTTTGACTCGCTGCAAGATTTGAGTGTCCATATGATTAAGACTAAGCATTACCAAAAAGTGCCTTTAAAAGAGCCGATCCCAGTGCTTACACCCAAATTACTGCCACCAGCGAAGAAACGGGCCTTTGAAGCGACGAGGCCTTGTTCCCCAGACTCTACAACTGGCGTATCCGGCTACACTGAGGCACAACGGGCTGCCGCCATTTCAAATGCTAACAGTAATCGCTACGGATATCAGAATGGAGCAAGTTATACTTGGCAGTTTGAGACATGCAAGTCTCAGATTCTCAAATGCATGGAGTGCGGAAGCTCCCATGACACCCTTCAGCAACTCACTACACACATGATGGTAACTGGGCACTTCATCAAAGTCACAAACTCGGCTTCTAAAAAGGGCAAACAGTTAGCGCTGGATCCCCTGGCTGTAGAGAAGATACAGGGCCTAGCCGAGCCTGCTGCCAATGACACGGAAGGAGAAAAGGTGTCCCCAAAAAATCACTCCCCTGGGAGCAGTGACAAGGACAGCCAGGGGGAAGGTGCATCAGACAAAACGGAAGAAATTGAAACTAAAGATGACAAGCCAGAGACAGAGGATCAAAAGGCTGGCGATGGAGACTTTAAGTACCCCTATCTCCGTGAGGAGGATCTTGAACAAGATGCTGGTGGAGGAGGGGACATTCTTAAATCTTTAGCTAATACAGTGGCTTCTGCCATAAATAAAGCTCAAACAGGGACACCGAGCTGGAGTGCCTACCCGAGCATTCACGCTGCCTATCAGCTCTCCGGCATCATCAAAAGTACCCCACTCTCTGCATCTCCCCCTGCTCAGCTAAAGCAGGCATTTAACCACAAACTGAGGCCAATTGCCCCAAAGGCGAAGCTGTACCCTGGTGCTGTGGGTGTTGAGACTCCCCAGGGACATCAAAATGTGGACATCAAAAAGGAAAAGGTTGGCATTAGCGAAGGTAAAGAAAGCCAGAATATTAAGTTTGATCTGGTGGAAAACGATGACAGCGATTGTCAAGAcgattcctcttcctcttcaaaGCTTGATGCAGACTGTGTGAATGAAGGGAGTGAAGTGATCAAAGGGAAGTTGAGCCCATATTTCTCTGACAGAGGCAAGACACCCAGCCCCACTGCCAGCAATGGACGCAGCTCTACTTCAGAGCCTCTCAGTGACACTCCGGATATACTTGGCATAAACCCTCTTAGTGCACTGCAGTCAGTTTTGAACAATCATTTGGGCAAAGCAAATAAGCCTAATAACTCAAGACTAGATAAAACATCTACACATACACAGTCTGTTTTTGCTGAGATTAACCGTAGCAGCGACAAACCAGCTTTAATGCTTGGAAGTCCTCTAAGAAATAGACCTGATAACAGTTTTCTCTTTGTTAATGACGACCAGCCAATAGACCTGACAAAATCTAAAAACAGCAAAACAAGCTCCTTGCTGCTACAGCCTTCCACCCCGCTGCCACAGAAATATGCTTTGTCTGACATTGCAGATATGGTTAAAGTTCTTCCAAAAGCCACTACGCCAAAACCCTCCATGCCATCGAGGATTCCAACCATGAAACTGGAATCGGATGTCAGGCGCTTTGAGGACGTGTCTGCCGATGTGTACTCTGTCCACAAGCGCAAAGGTAGACAGTCCAACTGGAATCCTCGCCATCTTCTCATCCTGCAAGCTCAGTTTGCCTCCAGCCTCTTCCAGACCTCTGAGGGAAAATATTTGCTATCAGACCTCGGGCCTCAGGAACGGATGCACATCTCCAAGTTCACCGGATTGTCGATGACCACCATTAGCCATTGGTTAGCAAATGTAAAATACCAACTGCGGAAAACAGGAGGGACCAAATTCCTGAAGAACATGGACACAGGCCACCCAGTCTTCTACTGCAATGACTGTGCTTCCCAGTTTAGGTCACCGCCTTCTTTCATTTCTCATCTGGAGTCGCATCTCGGCTTCCAAATCAAAGACATGTGCAACATGCCGGTAGAGCACCAGACAAAGATAGAGGAGCCAGAACTGTCAAAGGCCCTCAGCGTCAGAGCCACCGAAGCTCTGGTCGCAGAGGAGGACATTGATTCCAAGTTCAGATGTAAGCTCTGCTGTCGGACATTTGCAAGTAATCACGCCGTCAAACTCCATTTGAGTAAAACTCACAGCAAATCCCCTGACAACCATTCACAATATGTGGAAATGGACAAAGAGTAG